CATGACCCAGATGAGGAGCCAGtggacaaggaggaggtcagTAGGAACATATATCATGTTGTACATAGTTGGAGTATCTCAGTCTCAGATGCATTAGTTTAACTAGTAagtaagtttatttataaagcacattttttatgacggagtcaaccaaagtgctgtatagaggctaaaaagtacaatatatgcccaactcataaagaaaaaacatgtagaattttacatagcataaaacatttaaaatacatacaaatacaccaaCTGATTACACCAACTGATACAACATAACTGATAGATTTCTTTGGTTGCTGCctgcaaatgttactcaagtgttgtactttctggattttaatgcataaacacagcattggtCCTAATATAAGCTGACAAACCTAACGTCTGTGTTTACATAATAAAGGCCCTGTAGCATCCCAGTATTAAATCTGACCATGCATGCGATATGCTTTGCTTAGGTGTCCAAATATGATGAGATGATGTTTCCTTCTGCTGATGCTACATTTGCGTTTATCTCAGTTGTTAAGGATATCAACATAGTCCTAGCACTATGAGAGGGAGCATTGTCTGGTTGAGAGTATCCATCTCACTTTGGGTATATGGTggctgtgaataaataaattaaccTAGTTaagatatgaagagtttggttccaaaacgctataaatccattttgatcaatttgagtaaaaatgtgttttctttaagtggtaggctgaaaaccacagttttttgtttcaaactatcaaataccatactaaggttaaaaaaacacaaacaaattaaatcaagattttaatatttaaagatttatttaaaaaaaacaattcattttttcacaaaacgcaataaatccatgccatgtttttttcaaaatgtcttataTATCCTTTGTCATTATTagaaattttttttgactgaatgtgcaaaatacaataataaataactgtaaattgtacatcttaatataatagtttgaccattgggcctaaaaacacaaattcatataatatataaatttatattattataatataataacccTGCTCCTAGCTTGGTTATgaacaacccccagcaaacagtgtttgtacatgagtcacagagctaaatcttttccacgtttgataattttgcgagcTAAACGTGCGCACTTTAGCCAGTCCGTCTATTTCGCGGCAATGTAACGATTCTCGGTTAGGGGCTGGATAGTCTGCCGCTGATATTCTGCCGCCGACAGTGGGACTGGTCAGAACCTGGGCattgataaaataaaataaatatatctcTTTTTCCAATAACTGCTatacgaacaggctcctctatatcatcaaaaccgttcatttttgcggactttgagagtgaaaaacgagacatattttaacaaagtaagCTACATGAAATGCCGggcggctcaacaggtcgcgtGCTATGATGTTTACATTCCGTATCTGGTGGTGcactgtgattggatgagtggagatgtggcgtactgcgggaaatcaggattggcgattgttgcattttggaaggaaagagagaaagcagggcagtattacacggcggatgtggcgttttgataaaaattgaatattggcttttcaagagtggtcacataccattctgattctaactctttttttttttaactgcatTTATCGCGTttcggaaccaaactcttcatatattCTGGCATCAAGGCATTGATATGTAGTTAATAATAATAGACCCAGTAAATGTCATTTACCTAACATACAGGGAGGATCCAGCTTTAAACTGGGCAAAATTTGTGTTTCTTTGGTCATTCAATACTTGTATAGTATTGTTGTATGTACTTGTACTTGACGGATATAGTGGGTATGGGCAGTTGCACTTGGGCTGACAGACTCTTTATTTTTCAGATGATGAACTCCCTGCGCCTCTTGCGTAAAAGAGTGGCTAAGAAGCGGGCTAAGGTGAATGCGAGTGGCAGAGAAGCAATGTtgcctccactcaccaaacctgctggccgagagccactccgtgccttcaggcctgccaaaggtgagctcactcttttgctctcctggaaatggcatccaaaccatttgttgcagcaacaacaacaaaaaaagtaaaagaaaaaagtattaaaaaagtaaaaactgctttgaaagccctatactacaaacaaaaagcccctgctgatcctcttgtacattgctatacctgcacccattaacattgtttttctgcaccatgaagaaaccactatgaaaccagaagttatatttgagatttttgatagagtatgtgttaatatgtattgtgcttttcaggatctcaagtgcaaagcaccagggcgtcccctgctgacgacatgtctgaaggagtaattggcagaggttggaattggtttgctgttaacactgcattacacaacacaatgttttaaatctagttctccatgttgaataatgttttgctgtcttcaggctgatttgaccaaagttgagctgatagccctaaaagtcctagtcagtttgtttgggttctggtaaagtgtgagtgtcttttgttttatggtgCCTGTCATGCATTTATAGCAGTTAACACTTAttgggacacttgtaaagctgctttgtgacaacaactgttgtaaaaagcgctatataaatacattttgattgattgattgattggtattcctctctagatgaactcaaaccaggaactcccCGGAAGGATCCCTACTcgcagcagactttacggcccttctccaaaccagacctcgctctcgctcagagcttcagtctgcttagttctgatgactggtaagtcacacctgcaaaattctgaagcatttggctagggcaggttaaacagcaagtcatttatggtgttctgcatatatggtaagtatgcatgtatttagtgaagttttttcctctttgtcccttttcttgtagcattttttcttgcagtagccgatggttacagtgtgtgtctatgtccaatatctttatacagggagaagaaaattgaagggttgatgttaatccgtagattggctcagcatcactctgatgtgcttggcagcaggcttcatgaggtctgcattgttcttattcaagaggtaagccactagatttgctgactgtgtatcggtctgaattctaaaattggcagacaccatcagcatgtacatattacaggtgatgttgctgacaaagtcaagtcagagttagcatagcactttgaaattccttttttataaaaacatttctcatctaattgaaattcagatggcatagctaactgtaattagtgattaaggtatttccgcctacataacacattgcagtggtggattatacttattacgatggcggtggcagtgttggatgtggctgaaacgagctggaacgttgtctttcctgcaggtgctgcacctgcgctctgccgtgtcccgcatggcggtggtgtccttgagggagttgtactccagcctgcagaaagggatggaccaggaagtggaggctacagctaaggtcctcctccacaaagcagcggagtccaatgccttcatcaggcaggacgtggacacagctctggacagcatggtgcagaactgcacccccattcggagcatgaacgcccttctcgctggaggactctggtcagttagcctgcagtgagctttaaactgaggctttcagataatttttacttctccattgttctttcaaaatattgccctggcctatatcaatcagggtggccgcgggtccttaaaaagtcttaaatggtattaagtttaatttttgtcaaataaggccttgaaaagtcttattttgtcttaaattttcaaccaaaatatcttaaatttgcggagctaaatttagggaggAATAATTCCGTCAGCCATGTGTTGAAATTCGGGGGCGGATATCGGtagattccaaataaaattaaataaaattccaaataaaattaaagccaactcgcaagatcatacacgttaaaataaagcacaaaaactaataatcagttagtttttgtgctttattttaacgtgtatgttcttgcgagttggttttaattttatttggaaaagagtattaaaaagtcttaaaatgtctaaattttcacttggtcaaacctgtagacaccctgtcaatatttttagttatttatcctcttgtttattctttttattgtgttccatctccgctctgctgatccaaactgcccttcacaccacttaaagaataggctagttagctagctcacagaggacatgcaaacattttctgtttaaaaattacagatgtacaataactggtgcaaactaagccatcaaatagaatatgatcatttggttgtgcacttagatcatacataagggtattaagtttctttttagaagctaaaagttgtactgtatacattgattggatggattaatagttattaccttctttttttgaatgccctaattgttttccttctgttttcctcaaaagtcatctgaatgctgcagtaagaaagtgtactgctcggcacttggctactttggtagagaagattggtgcagagcgaattattcctgcagtctccaagttggcacaggactcttcccaagaaaccaggttagtactgggatcagaacgaggattctacaaggcttattcagtttcccagatagtaataaaTGGTCGGTATGCTGTGAGTCACGGGtctctcactcacggttctctcctgttttggggtctgttcttcgtctcaggcgcttgggccggcgtatgctgctgttcctgtcctcccaccatgattttgataagatggtggaaaagtacatccctgccaaagacctggcaaccatcagggacactgtccacactctgaaatccaaggtagcgattcatgtttggatacatgatgaggattttttatcccattcagccactatgccccatgtttactcactaaacaaagcttattcacaaaacttttaggtgaaacagactgcaataaaaaaaaaccatctaaactgtgatggtagacatatattgtaaacaaataataaagtacagggcagtgcgtggcaccacacattgtatttacagtaaggcatgcacagtgtagtcctagacccagtagttaaaggacagagcatagttcaaaatgaaccggcttgaaacctttgggatagaatcaaagtatgaagcaatatgtggacttcaatatcatcactccatgttttgtggtgatttgtacgtgtgtattcccaggagaggacaaagttgtctaggattccaagatacaagatgtgtctccctcgtctggagcagcaagaagctccagccgcacaggtggagcatcagaacacgcagcgaatgaagcgcagccttagacacacggtgagggacgtgagcccagacgacgcggcacctctgaaaggtaacggctgactTCGGCGAATGCTCCCCTCCTGTTTCTTGAGAACCTTACAttaccgcttacccgtgaacctctttcccatcagacctgcagctgaacagtagTCTTCCAGCACAGACTAAGACCGGTGTCATCCTGGATGATTTGCCCTCAAGCTCCAGAAACGCACGCACCCCCAGAAGTCCCGTcaaaagtttgagtcctccgcttcatcccagcccccccacggctgtccctactaaaaacatgctgccacgacgcagacgaggtaccagactgatcagagcatgtccgtccctttcaaacagttctgatgagtgttgcctgctcttcagcacttcatgtgtgatcactgcacttgcatgtaaattgctttgctgttaacactgcattacacaacaatgttttaaatctagttcaccacattgaataatgttttgctgtcagccttcaagctgatttgaccaaagttgagctggtagccctaaaagtcctagtcagtttgtttgggttctggtattcttctctagatgaactcaaaccaggacctcccaggaaggatccccacgagcagcagactttacggaCCTTCTCCGatccagacctcgctctcgctcagagcttcagtctgcttagctctgatgactggtaagtcacacctgcaaaattctgaagcatttggctagggcaggttaaacagcaagtcatttatggtgttctgcatatatggtaagtatgcatgtatttagtgaagttttttcctctttgtccattttcttgtagcatttttttctttcagtatccgatggttacagtgtgtgtctatgttcaatatcttcatacagggagaagaaaattgaagggttgctgttcatccgtagattggctcagcatcactctgatgtgcttggcagcaggcgtcatgatgtctgcattgttcttattcaagaggtaagccactagatttgctgactgtgtatcggtctgaattctaaaattggcagacaccatcagcatgtacatattacaggtgatgttgctgacaaagtcaagtcagcgTTAGCAAAGTACTTTGAAAttcattttttataaaaacatttctcatctaattgaaattcagatggcatagctaactgtaattagtgattaag
The window above is part of the Brachyhypopomus gauderio isolate BG-103 chromosome 9, BGAUD_0.2, whole genome shotgun sequence genome. Proteins encoded here:
- the LOC143522392 gene encoding TOG array regulator of axonemal microtubules protein 1-like, which produces MWLKRAGTLSFLQVLHLRSAVSRMAVVSLRELYSSLQKGMDQEVEATAKVLLHKAAESNAFIRQDVDTALDSMVQNCTPIRSMNALLAGGLCHLNAAVRKCTARHLATLVEKIGAERIIPAVSKLAQDSSQETRRLGRRMLLFLSSHHDFDKMVEKYIPAKDLATIRDTVHTLKSKTCS